One part of the Oceanihabitans sp. IOP_32 genome encodes these proteins:
- a CDS encoding ABC transporter ATP-binding protein: MDNLLVAHGVSKSFGKFKALNNVSIEVPKGSIFGLLGPNGAGKTTLIRIINQITMPDTGSVHLDGESLKQHHVKDIGYLPEERGLYKSMKVGEQALYLAQLKGLSKAEARIRLKYWFERLEIGDWWNKKIQELSKGMAQKIQFVVTVLHEPKLLIFDEPFSGFDPINANLIKDEILRLRDNGATIIFSTHRMESVEELCDDIALLHKSNKILEGKLIDIKRQYKTNTFEIGIKTEDNKILQQELSEKYKVSKANFKTLDNELKLNIQLNPGDKSNDFLNYLISKGEVSHFLELIPSVNDIFIQTVKNN; the protein is encoded by the coding sequence ATGGATAATCTACTAGTGGCTCATGGAGTCTCTAAAAGTTTTGGTAAATTCAAAGCCTTAAACAATGTTTCTATAGAGGTGCCAAAAGGTAGTATTTTCGGACTATTAGGACCTAACGGCGCCGGAAAAACAACCCTAATACGTATCATAAATCAAATCACCATGCCAGATACGGGTAGCGTACACTTAGATGGTGAATCTTTAAAACAACATCATGTTAAAGATATTGGTTATTTACCAGAAGAGCGAGGGTTATACAAATCTATGAAGGTAGGGGAACAAGCGCTTTATTTGGCTCAATTAAAAGGATTGAGTAAAGCTGAAGCTAGAATACGATTAAAATACTGGTTTGAGCGTTTAGAAATTGGCGATTGGTGGAATAAAAAAATTCAAGAATTATCTAAAGGTATGGCGCAAAAAATACAGTTCGTGGTTACCGTATTACACGAGCCTAAATTGTTAATTTTCGACGAGCCTTTTTCGGGTTTCGATCCCATAAATGCCAATTTAATTAAAGATGAAATTTTACGTTTAAGAGACAACGGTGCCACCATAATTTTCTCAACCCACCGCATGGAATCTGTAGAGGAGTTATGTGATGACATTGCCTTACTACACAAGTCTAATAAAATATTAGAGGGTAAATTAATAGACATAAAACGCCAATATAAAACTAATACGTTCGAGATTGGTATTAAAACAGAAGATAATAAAATCTTACAACAAGAATTATCAGAAAAATACAAGGTCTCTAAAGCTAATTTTAAAACTTTAGATAACGAGTTAAAACTAAATATACAGCTTAATCCGGGCGATAAATCAAACGATTTTTTAAATTATTTAATA